One Paraburkholderia sp. PREW-6R genomic region harbors:
- a CDS encoding ester cyclase yields the protein MATSTHADLVKLGHLFAEIMSSHDVTRLDEIKAPNYVNHNAFAEPGLEGSKKVLGAIIAGVPDLKVTAEDVIVSSDGSRVVGRYRYDGTHTGNFLGFPGTGKPFAMRSIDIWRVENGKFVEHWDELNTLDVFIQIGAVPPPRQPS from the coding sequence ATGGCAACCTCAACGCACGCTGATCTGGTGAAACTCGGCCACCTCTTTGCCGAGATCATGTCCAGCCATGATGTGACGCGCCTCGACGAGATCAAGGCACCCAACTATGTGAACCACAACGCCTTCGCCGAACCGGGGCTGGAGGGTTCAAAAAAGGTCCTCGGGGCTATCATCGCGGGTGTGCCCGACCTGAAGGTGACGGCGGAAGACGTCATCGTCTCGTCGGATGGCTCGCGTGTGGTCGGCCGCTACCGCTACGACGGCACGCACACCGGAAACTTCCTGGGCTTCCCTGGCACCGGCAAGCCCTTCGCCATGCGCTCGATTGACATCTGGCGGGTCGAGAATGGCAAATTCGTCGAGCATTGGGACGAACTCAATACGCTGGACGTCTTCATTCAGATTGGCGCTGTCCCGCCGCCTCGCCAGCCGTCATGA
- a CDS encoding heavy metal response regulator transcription factor: MRILVVEDELKTAAYLKKGLEESGYAVDVAHDGPQGLILAQEEEYDVIVLDVMLPGMDGWAIVKTLRNTRTTPVLFLTARDEVDDRVRGLELGADDYLVKPFAFVELLARVRTLARRGPPRESEFIKVGDLEMDVNRRRVKRGGARIDLTPREFSLLQLLARRQGEVLSRTQIASYVWDMNFDSDTNVVEVAIRRLRTKIDDNFPIKLIHTVRGVGYVLELKDAV; this comes from the coding sequence ATGCGAATCCTGGTGGTCGAGGACGAGCTGAAAACGGCGGCTTACCTGAAAAAAGGCCTGGAAGAATCGGGCTATGCGGTCGACGTCGCCCATGACGGCCCGCAAGGGCTGATCCTCGCGCAGGAAGAGGAGTACGACGTGATCGTGCTCGACGTGATGCTGCCCGGCATGGATGGCTGGGCGATCGTCAAAACGCTGCGCAACACGCGCACCACGCCCGTGCTGTTCCTCACGGCCCGCGACGAGGTGGACGACCGCGTGCGCGGTCTCGAACTGGGCGCGGACGACTATCTGGTCAAACCCTTCGCCTTTGTCGAGTTGCTCGCGCGCGTGCGCACGCTTGCCCGACGCGGGCCGCCTCGCGAAAGCGAATTCATCAAGGTTGGCGATCTCGAAATGGACGTCAATCGCCGGCGTGTGAAGCGCGGCGGCGCGCGCATCGATCTCACCCCGCGCGAGTTCTCGTTGCTGCAACTGCTCGCACGCCGCCAGGGCGAGGTACTGAGTCGCACGCAGATCGCGTCTTACGTCTGGGATATGAACTTCGACAGCGACACCAATGTTGTCGAGGTCGCGATCCGTCGGCTACGCACGAAGATCGACGACAATTTTCCCATCAAGCTGATTCATACGGTACGCGGCGTCGGTTACGTGCTTGAGCTCAAGGACGCGGTCTGA
- a CDS encoding heavy metal sensor histidine kinase, protein MRGRSLAATLAFAFGVATLAVFVLVGSYLYLALERQIKTQDNLDIVLAARHARRLGEELEAARGISEHGDRLVSTVLGNEVMSMEVFGPDGSRVIEHNAARTFSAPDGTSIAALPPLIRVPATARIDDSDIGEWTGRDGAPIRGILTDVRLRDGEVASVLVARNMSDHWLLLDRYRDTLHLAGAVGVLLAMALSYVLIRAALRPLRDIAASAGRVTINRLNTRIEATRVPRELATLVTALNAMLDRVDLGFQRLSRFSADLAHDMRTPISNMRGAAEVALARPRSPEEYEALLASNLEECDRLSRMIENVLFLARAEHPQFIKHMREFDAGQELIHIADYFEGVAEDAHVAIRVSGTAPVTADLELFRRAVSNLLANAIRYTPPGAEITLEASATAGEVRVSVSNQGVPISPEHLERIFDRFYRVDPSRSALPSAGLSMGSAGSTGLGLAIVRTIMELHGGSVHVESNAQVTRFTLTFPRAH, encoded by the coding sequence ATGCGGGGCCGTTCACTCGCGGCGACATTGGCGTTTGCATTCGGCGTCGCGACGTTAGCGGTCTTCGTGCTGGTCGGCAGTTATCTGTATCTCGCACTCGAGCGGCAGATCAAGACCCAGGACAATCTGGATATCGTACTCGCCGCCCGCCATGCGCGCCGGCTCGGGGAGGAACTCGAAGCGGCCAGGGGCATCAGCGAACACGGCGACCGTCTTGTCAGTACCGTGCTCGGCAATGAAGTGATGTCGATGGAAGTGTTTGGACCGGACGGGAGCCGCGTGATCGAACACAATGCTGCCAGAACGTTCTCTGCGCCTGACGGCACTTCGATTGCCGCGCTGCCGCCGCTCATCCGCGTGCCGGCTACGGCGCGCATAGATGATAGCGATATCGGCGAATGGACCGGCCGCGATGGCGCGCCGATTCGCGGCATTCTGACCGATGTCCGCTTGCGGGATGGCGAAGTGGCGAGCGTCCTCGTCGCACGCAACATGAGCGATCACTGGTTGCTACTCGACCGCTACCGCGACACGCTTCATCTTGCCGGCGCGGTCGGCGTTCTGCTTGCAATGGCGTTGAGTTATGTGCTCATCCGCGCGGCACTCAGGCCATTGCGCGACATCGCGGCGAGCGCGGGACGGGTAACAATCAACCGGCTGAACACGCGGATCGAGGCAACCCGCGTGCCTCGTGAACTGGCGACACTGGTGACGGCGCTGAACGCGATGCTCGACCGCGTCGATCTGGGCTTTCAGAGGCTGTCGCGGTTCAGCGCCGACCTTGCCCATGACATGCGTACCCCGATCAGCAACATGCGTGGCGCGGCCGAGGTTGCGCTCGCAAGACCGCGCTCCCCGGAAGAGTACGAAGCGCTGCTCGCTTCGAATCTGGAAGAATGCGACCGGCTGTCGCGCATGATCGAGAACGTGCTGTTTCTCGCTCGCGCGGAACATCCGCAATTCATCAAACACATGCGCGAGTTCGACGCGGGACAGGAGCTGATCCATATCGCGGACTATTTCGAAGGTGTCGCTGAGGATGCGCATGTCGCAATACGTGTAAGCGGTACGGCGCCGGTCACGGCGGACCTCGAATTGTTCCGTCGCGCTGTGAGCAACCTGCTGGCCAACGCGATCCGTTACACGCCGCCTGGTGCGGAAATAACGCTCGAGGCGAGCGCAACCGCTGGCGAGGTGCGGGTCAGCGTGTCGAATCAGGGGGTGCCGATTTCCCCCGAACATCTCGAACGGATCTTTGACCGCTTCTACCGGGTTGATCCTTCACGCAGCGCGTTGCCGTCGGCGGGCCTGTCGATGGGATCGGCGGGTTCGACCGGGCTGGGTCTGGCCATCGTGCGAACGATCATGGAACTGCATGGCGGTTCAGTGCACGTCGAAAGCAACGCGCAAGTCACGCGCTTCACGCTCACATTTCCGCGCGCGCATTGA
- a CDS encoding efflux transporter outer membrane subunit translates to MRRGLTLAVLGVLLETLTACSTLPDYQRPTTDVPAQFAGAAAGWTRAAPADAKPRGEWWTLFGDPVLNQLESRIDVSNQTVRKAVSQLQQASSLVDYQRAGLFPTITAGVSQSRSRTSQNVEGRSLAGKTVPDYSAGVSAGWEPDLFGRVRDAVAGAQADAEASAADLEAVRLSMSADLAADYFALRSLDVQKTLLDNSVNAYAAALSLLQQQLKDGAIDASAVAQATAQLEATRTQDTDIDVSRAQMQHAIATLIGVPASTFVLQPGGPDVAPPTIPVGVPSQLLQRRPDIAAAERRVASANAQIGAAHAAFFPDLMLSASAGLESTFFAPWLSAPSLFWSIGPQLVGTLFDGGRHSATLHGATAQYDGAVADYRQSVLVAFQQVEDNLSALHSLADEAASQQRASAAAELSLRLTTNRFKAGAVSYLDVVTAQTIALTNERTADQIAARRLEASVSLLKALGGTWAGAMPAQPGHDAANAAAHETPGLDVTATVPAPVNARAEM, encoded by the coding sequence CTGCGCCGTGGTCTCACGCTCGCGGTGTTGGGTGTGCTGCTGGAGACGCTCACCGCGTGCTCGACGCTTCCCGACTACCAGCGGCCGACCACCGACGTGCCCGCACAATTCGCGGGCGCAGCGGCTGGCTGGACCCGCGCCGCGCCCGCCGACGCCAAGCCGCGCGGTGAATGGTGGACGCTGTTCGGCGACCCGGTACTCAACCAGCTCGAGTCGCGTATCGACGTATCGAATCAGACGGTACGCAAGGCCGTCTCGCAACTCCAGCAGGCGAGTTCACTGGTCGATTATCAACGCGCGGGACTCTTCCCGACCATCACCGCCGGCGTTTCGCAAAGCCGTTCACGGACCTCGCAGAACGTCGAAGGACGCTCACTTGCCGGCAAGACTGTGCCGGACTATTCGGCGGGCGTATCGGCCGGATGGGAGCCCGATCTGTTCGGCCGGGTCCGTGACGCCGTCGCGGGCGCGCAGGCAGACGCAGAAGCCAGCGCGGCCGACCTCGAAGCAGTACGCCTGTCGATGAGCGCAGACCTCGCCGCCGATTATTTCGCGTTACGCTCGCTAGACGTGCAGAAAACGTTGCTCGACAACAGCGTCAATGCTTACGCTGCGGCATTGAGCCTGCTGCAGCAGCAATTGAAAGACGGGGCGATCGACGCCTCGGCTGTCGCTCAGGCCACCGCTCAACTCGAAGCCACCCGCACCCAGGATACCGACATCGATGTGAGCCGCGCGCAGATGCAGCACGCCATCGCTACGTTGATCGGCGTCCCGGCGTCGACGTTCGTGCTGCAGCCAGGCGGCCCGGACGTCGCGCCTCCGACGATTCCGGTCGGCGTGCCTTCGCAATTGCTGCAACGGCGGCCCGATATCGCCGCGGCCGAGCGACGCGTCGCGTCGGCCAATGCGCAGATCGGCGCGGCACACGCCGCCTTTTTTCCGGACCTGATGCTCTCGGCGAGCGCCGGGCTCGAAAGTACCTTTTTTGCGCCATGGCTAAGCGCGCCGAGTCTGTTCTGGTCGATCGGGCCGCAACTCGTCGGCACGCTGTTCGACGGCGGCAGACATAGCGCCACCCTGCATGGGGCGACCGCGCAGTATGACGGCGCGGTGGCCGACTACCGTCAATCGGTGCTCGTCGCGTTCCAGCAGGTGGAGGACAACCTCTCAGCCCTCCACTCGCTCGCCGACGAAGCGGCCAGTCAGCAACGCGCGAGCGCCGCCGCCGAACTGTCGCTACGACTCACGACCAATCGCTTCAAGGCAGGCGCAGTCAGCTATCTCGACGTAGTCACCGCCCAGACAATCGCATTGACGAACGAGCGTACCGCGGATCAGATCGCGGCGCGCCGGCTTGAAGCGAGCGTATCGCTACTGAAAGCACTAGGGGGCACGTGGGCGGGCGCAATGCCGGCTCAACCGGGCCACGATGCCGCCAACGCCGCGGCACACGAAACACCGGGGCTGGACGTCACCGCAACCGTTCCCGCACCGGTCAATGCGCGCGCGGAAATGTGA
- a CDS encoding efflux RND transporter periplasmic adaptor subunit produces MNDASIPPTPDDAGKPNGQPANDAIPVAQATATAANAGLRDSGNSTRRRRRYWPFTLAGVACALLLAGIVPRLQASASLTQQTDAQSMLSVSVITPRVAPSASELRLPGAVTPFAEASIYARTSGYLAHWTSDIGAKVKSGQTLATIQAPELDAQLRQARADEATAQANYDYAKATAQRWQEMLKTQSVAQQDADTKQNDMEARRAMLASAQANVAHLAELVSYEDITAPFDGVITARNVDVGALVTAGGTPGTAGQSGELFHIQQTGVLRVFVDVPQNDAPFVTPDTAVYLSVQQYPGRHIDARVVRSTGSIDPTSRTLRVEVDVDNRDGALMPGAYAQVHLALNSSTPALDLPVSALLFRPDGVTVAVVDSNGRTVLKKVHIGRDFGTHVEITTGLAQTDRVIDNPGDSLDAGQAVQIAPPTHG; encoded by the coding sequence ATGAACGACGCCTCCATTCCACCCACGCCCGACGACGCCGGCAAGCCCAACGGGCAACCTGCGAACGATGCAATACCCGTCGCGCAGGCAACGGCGACTGCGGCGAACGCAGGACTGCGAGACTCCGGCAACTCCACCAGACGTCGTCGGCGGTACTGGCCTTTCACGCTGGCTGGCGTCGCCTGCGCCTTGCTGCTCGCCGGCATCGTGCCGCGCCTGCAGGCAAGCGCCAGTCTGACGCAACAGACAGACGCGCAAAGTATGCTGAGCGTCTCCGTCATTACGCCACGTGTGGCGCCCTCGGCCAGCGAACTGCGGTTGCCCGGCGCGGTGACGCCGTTCGCCGAAGCGTCGATCTATGCGCGCACGAGTGGTTATCTGGCGCACTGGACGAGCGACATTGGGGCCAAGGTCAAAAGCGGCCAGACGCTCGCGACGATCCAGGCGCCCGAGCTCGACGCGCAACTGCGTCAGGCGCGGGCCGACGAGGCCACCGCACAGGCGAACTATGACTACGCGAAGGCCACCGCGCAGCGCTGGCAGGAGATGCTGAAAACGCAGTCGGTCGCGCAGCAGGACGCCGACACGAAGCAGAACGACATGGAAGCGCGCCGCGCGATGCTGGCCTCCGCTCAAGCCAATGTCGCCCATCTGGCCGAACTGGTCTCGTACGAGGACATCACAGCGCCGTTCGACGGCGTGATTACCGCTCGCAACGTCGATGTTGGCGCGCTGGTCACGGCGGGCGGCACGCCCGGCACAGCCGGCCAGTCCGGTGAACTGTTCCATATCCAGCAGACCGGTGTGTTGCGCGTCTTCGTCGACGTGCCGCAGAACGATGCGCCGTTCGTCACGCCGGACACCGCCGTCTACCTGAGTGTCCAGCAATATCCCGGCCGCCATATCGACGCGCGCGTGGTGCGCAGTACCGGTTCGATCGACCCGACGAGCCGTACCTTGCGCGTCGAGGTGGACGTCGACAACAGGGACGGTGCCTTGATGCCGGGGGCTTATGCGCAGGTCCATCTGGCATTGAACTCGTCGACGCCGGCGCTCGATCTTCCCGTCAGCGCACTGCTGTTTCGTCCGGACGGCGTGACGGTCGCCGTGGTGGACAGCAATGGCCGTACGGTGCTGAAGAAAGTGCACATTGGCCGCGACTTCGGCACCCACGTCGAGATCACGACGGGACTGGCGCAAACCGACCGGGTGATCGACAACCCGGGCGACTCGCTCGATGCCGGGCAAGCCGTGCAGATCGCGCCGCCCACCCACGGTTGA
- a CDS encoding efflux RND transporter permease subunit has protein sequence MWIVKLALRRPYTFVVFAVLIFIVGPLAILRTPTDIFPNIDIPVVSIVWTYNGFSAQDMANRITSNYERALTSDVDDIEHIESQSLNGVSVVKIFFHPGADINRAIAEAASNSASILRVLPPGTLPPNIITYNASTVPILQLGLSSNTLSEQQLYDLGNSQVRTQLATVQGASVPLPFGGKVRQIMVDIDPRALQAKGLAPLDVVNAVNAQNLILPGGTAKIGTKEYNVQMNGSTDTVAALNDLPIRTVAGGVIYVRDVAHVRDGYAPQTNIVRSNGKRAALLTIEKSGSTSTLTIIQQVKAMLPHIAAGLPSALHITALSDQSVFVKSAVVGVAREALIAACLTALMILLFLGSWRATLIIAVSIPLAVLTSLIALGALGQTINIMTLGGLALAVGILVDDATVAIENITHHLENGEPLHDAILNGSGEIAVPTFVSTLSICIVFVPMFLLSGVARYLFVPLAEAVVFAMIASYFFSRTLIPTLAMYLMRSRSSAPATGNGPIARVVRFQAAFERRFELLRERYRHVLGAAVATPRRFIALFLLLCVGSLALVPFAGRDFFPAVDTGEIRLHLRAPTGTRIEDTARITDQVEAAVRHLIPKQELAAVLDNIGVPVSGINLTYDSSDPIGPEDADVMITLAAQHKPTATYVAALRTTLAKAFPGVSFAFLPADIVSQILNFGLPAPIDIQIVGNKLDANRLVANKLLEKLRGVRGLVDARIQQPGDAPAINVNVDRTRAIQAGLQQREVSQNLLIALSGSSQTTPNFWLDPKNGVSYPLVAMTPQYDINSLQALANIPVASSGSATPGAMNGDRPAPQNLLGALGTLSRVSQQAVVSHYNVQPVLDIFASTQGRDLGGVAADVGRIVDQVRPQLPAGASIVVRGQVQAMHDSFAGLASGMIFAIVLVYLLMVVNFQSWLDPMIIISGLPGSLAGIAWMLFSTGTRLSVPALTGTILCIGIATANSILVINTARELHHDGEPPLQAALDAGFSRFRPVLMTALAMLIGMLPMALGLGDGGEQNAPLGRAVIGGLALGTVSTLLFVPVVYGTVHAWLDERRARRQNRQDSQEASVADRTY, from the coding sequence ATGTGGATCGTCAAGCTCGCGCTGCGCCGGCCCTATACGTTCGTGGTCTTTGCCGTGCTGATCTTCATCGTCGGCCCATTGGCCATCCTGCGCACGCCTACCGATATCTTTCCGAACATCGACATTCCGGTCGTCAGCATCGTCTGGACGTATAACGGCTTCTCCGCGCAGGACATGGCGAACCGCATCACGTCGAATTACGAGCGCGCGCTGACTTCCGACGTCGACGACATCGAGCATATCGAGTCGCAATCGCTGAATGGCGTGTCGGTCGTGAAGATATTTTTTCATCCAGGTGCCGATATCAACCGCGCGATAGCCGAAGCCGCATCCAATTCCGCGTCAATTCTGCGTGTGCTCCCTCCGGGCACCTTGCCGCCGAACATCATTACGTACAACGCGTCGACGGTACCGATCCTGCAACTCGGTCTTTCAAGCAATACGTTGTCCGAGCAGCAGCTTTACGACCTCGGTAACAGCCAGGTCCGCACACAACTCGCGACCGTGCAAGGCGCTTCCGTACCGCTGCCATTCGGCGGAAAAGTGCGCCAGATCATGGTCGATATCGATCCGCGCGCGCTACAGGCGAAGGGCCTCGCGCCGCTCGACGTCGTCAATGCGGTCAATGCGCAGAATCTGATCCTGCCGGGCGGCACCGCGAAGATCGGCACGAAGGAATACAACGTGCAGATGAACGGCAGCACGGACACAGTCGCCGCGCTGAACGATTTGCCGATCAGGACTGTGGCCGGCGGCGTGATCTACGTACGCGACGTGGCACACGTGCGCGACGGTTACGCGCCACAAACCAACATCGTGCGTAGCAACGGCAAACGCGCTGCACTCCTGACCATCGAAAAATCCGGCAGCACGTCGACGCTGACCATCATTCAGCAGGTCAAGGCCATGCTGCCGCACATTGCCGCCGGCCTGCCGAGTGCGTTGCATATCACGGCACTCTCCGATCAGTCGGTGTTCGTCAAATCCGCTGTGGTCGGTGTCGCGCGCGAAGCGCTGATTGCAGCCTGCCTGACCGCGCTGATGATTCTGCTGTTTCTCGGCAGCTGGCGCGCCACGTTGATCATTGCGGTATCCATTCCGCTCGCGGTGCTGACGTCGCTGATTGCGCTTGGCGCATTGGGCCAGACCATCAACATCATGACACTCGGCGGCCTCGCGCTCGCCGTGGGCATTCTCGTCGACGACGCCACCGTCGCAATCGAAAACATCACGCATCACCTTGAGAATGGCGAGCCGCTTCATGACGCGATCCTGAATGGGTCGGGCGAGATCGCGGTTCCCACGTTCGTGTCGACCTTGTCGATCTGCATTGTGTTCGTACCGATGTTTCTGCTCTCGGGCGTGGCGCGCTATCTGTTCGTACCGCTCGCCGAAGCGGTGGTCTTTGCGATGATCGCCTCGTACTTCTTTTCGCGCACGCTCATTCCCACGCTCGCCATGTATCTGATGCGCTCGCGCAGCAGTGCACCAGCGACAGGCAATGGACCCATCGCCCGAGTCGTGCGTTTTCAGGCCGCATTCGAGCGTCGTTTCGAATTGCTGCGCGAGCGCTATCGCCATGTGCTGGGTGCGGCAGTCGCCACCCCTCGACGCTTCATCGCCCTATTCCTGCTGCTGTGTGTCGGCTCGCTCGCGCTGGTGCCGTTCGCGGGACGCGACTTTTTCCCCGCTGTCGATACTGGCGAGATTCGCCTGCATCTGCGCGCGCCGACCGGCACGCGGATCGAGGATACGGCGCGCATCACCGACCAGGTCGAAGCCGCCGTGCGCCATCTGATTCCAAAGCAGGAACTCGCGGCAGTGTTGGACAACATCGGCGTGCCCGTGAGCGGCATCAACCTGACTTACGATTCGTCGGACCCGATTGGCCCGGAAGATGCCGACGTGATGATCACGCTCGCGGCCCAACACAAGCCGACGGCGACCTATGTCGCGGCGCTGCGCACGACGCTTGCGAAGGCATTCCCCGGCGTGAGCTTCGCCTTTTTGCCCGCCGACATCGTCAGTCAGATTCTGAATTTCGGCCTGCCCGCGCCGATCGATATCCAGATCGTGGGCAACAAGCTCGACGCCAACCGCCTCGTGGCCAACAAACTGCTTGAAAAGTTGCGCGGTGTGCGCGGCCTCGTCGACGCGCGCATCCAGCAACCGGGCGACGCGCCTGCGATCAACGTGAATGTGGACCGCACGCGGGCGATCCAGGCCGGCCTTCAGCAACGCGAGGTGTCGCAGAATCTGCTGATCGCGTTATCGGGCAGTTCGCAAACTACACCAAACTTCTGGCTCGATCCGAAGAACGGTGTCAGCTATCCGCTCGTCGCGATGACCCCGCAGTACGACATCAACTCGCTGCAAGCGCTGGCGAATATCCCTGTCGCGTCGAGCGGCAGCGCAACGCCTGGCGCGATGAACGGCGACCGCCCGGCTCCGCAGAACCTGCTTGGCGCGCTTGGCACGCTGTCGCGCGTCAGCCAGCAGGCCGTGGTGTCGCACTACAATGTGCAGCCGGTGCTCGACATTTTCGCTTCGACGCAAGGACGCGATCTCGGCGGCGTGGCCGCGGACGTTGGCCGTATCGTCGACCAGGTCCGCCCGCAATTGCCTGCGGGCGCCTCGATCGTCGTGCGCGGGCAGGTGCAGGCCATGCACGACTCCTTCGCCGGCCTCGCGAGCGGCATGATCTTCGCTATCGTCCTCGTTTATCTGCTGATGGTCGTCAATTTCCAGTCCTGGCTCGACCCGATGATCATCATCAGCGGCTTGCCAGGCTCGCTCGCGGGTATCGCATGGATGCTGTTCAGTACCGGCACGCGGCTGAGCGTGCCCGCGCTGACGGGCACCATTCTATGCATCGGGATCGCCACGGCCAACAGCATTCTCGTGATCAACACCGCCCGTGAATTGCATCACGACGGCGAGCCGCCGCTACAGGCCGCGCTCGACGCCGGCTTCAGCCGCTTTCGCCCGGTGCTGATGACCGCCCTCGCCATGCTAATCGGCATGCTGCCGATGGCGCTCGGTCTCGGTGACGGCGGCGAGCAGAACGCGCCGCTCGGTCGCGCGGTGATCGGCGGTCTTGCGCTCGGCACCGTTTCCACGCTGCTGTTCGTACCGGTCGTCTACGGAACGGTGCACGCGTGGCTGGATGAACGCCGGGCCCGTCGGCAAAACCGCCAAGACAGTCAGGAAGCCAGCGTCGCCGACCGCACCTATTGA
- a CDS encoding DUF4148 domain-containing protein produces the protein MKLLTAIAVAALSLPFGANAFAQSSTAGLTRAEVIAQLRQAQAQGLVPARKDDYPPSEATIERNRELYAIQHGSDGTNVVATRGMPGSRPEAASE, from the coding sequence ATGAAACTGCTTACCGCCATCGCCGTCGCCGCCCTCAGCCTGCCGTTCGGCGCAAACGCGTTTGCTCAATCCAGCACGGCAGGACTCACGCGCGCCGAAGTCATCGCACAACTCAGGCAGGCGCAGGCGCAAGGGCTCGTGCCGGCACGTAAAGACGACTACCCGCCGTCGGAGGCCACTATCGAGCGGAATCGGGAACTGTATGCAATCCAGCACGGCTCGGACGGCACGAACGTAGTGGCAACACGCGGTATGCCGGGATCCCGTCCCGAGGCGGCTTCGGAGTGA
- a CDS encoding LysR family transcriptional regulator, which yields MDLRHLRYFVVVAEELHFTKAAQRIGIAQPPLTFQIKALETELGVQLFDRQPGRVTLTEPGKVYLGEVRAILEHVRMAALRCQLSAQGVTGRLNIGFTESASFRAEVTNTLHRYRSLFPGVDISLEENRTGPLLDSLRQGRIDIAFVRPPTDSDEGIRFVLLSTEPMVVVVPKGHRMESRAAVSLEELREELFVLYSRTTRSGLPELVISACEASGFNPKVVQYAPQISSTINLVAGGLGISIVPACMRSSRSDDVCYIPLSGDGANLVASLGLAHRVTGLSPAAQNLLDLIAGDAETLS from the coding sequence ATGGACCTACGGCATCTGAGGTATTTCGTCGTCGTGGCGGAGGAACTGCATTTCACAAAAGCAGCGCAGCGCATTGGTATTGCTCAGCCGCCGCTGACGTTCCAGATCAAGGCACTGGAGACTGAGCTGGGCGTGCAGCTATTCGACCGGCAACCGGGGCGAGTGACGTTGACCGAACCCGGCAAGGTTTATCTTGGAGAAGTGCGCGCCATCCTGGAGCACGTGCGGATGGCGGCGCTGCGCTGTCAACTCAGTGCACAGGGCGTAACCGGCCGGCTCAACATCGGGTTTACCGAGTCCGCGTCGTTTCGCGCAGAAGTGACGAATACGCTTCATCGATACCGAAGTCTCTTTCCGGGAGTCGACATTTCACTCGAGGAAAATCGCACGGGACCGCTTCTGGATTCGCTGCGGCAGGGACGTATTGACATTGCGTTCGTGCGTCCACCTACCGACAGTGATGAAGGAATCCGCTTCGTTCTGCTTTCGACGGAACCTATGGTCGTGGTCGTTCCGAAAGGTCATCGAATGGAAAGCCGCGCTGCTGTTTCGCTGGAAGAACTGCGCGAAGAGCTGTTCGTGCTCTATTCGCGTACTACCCGCTCTGGGCTTCCTGAGCTGGTCATTTCGGCATGCGAAGCGAGTGGCTTCAATCCGAAAGTGGTGCAATATGCCCCGCAAATCTCGTCGACGATCAATCTCGTTGCCGGCGGGCTCGGCATTTCGATTGTTCCGGCCTGCATGCGCAGCAGCCGTTCCGACGATGTTTGCTACATCCCGCTGAGTGGCGACGGTGCCAACCTGGTTGCGAGCCTGGGATTGGCGCATCGGGTCACGGGACTATCGCCGGCCGCGCAGAATCTATTAGATTTGATCGCGGGAGATGCGGAAACGCTGTCGTAG